In Rathayibacter sp. VKM Ac-2762, one DNA window encodes the following:
- a CDS encoding HAMP domain-containing sensor histidine kinase — protein MSVRLRLTLSYAGFLLVAGGALIALLFYVLRFVPDEQIDAGGPFVPSRTDLIEALLPRVWQVLLALAVVGLIGGWFLAGRILRPLARISAVAREVAAGSLDRRVGLGGRPDEFGLLADAFDSMLERLERSFAEQRRFAANASHELRTPQAIARSILDAALADPGSGDPGETLRRLDETNRRGTEIVEALLALAALDSSEPLLREPVDIAETASDVVDELRPLAEASGIVVVDELGEGSFDGHPVLVRQLLGNLVLNGVRHNVPEGGRVVVATRTAPDGAVEVAVVNTGPVVPDALLATMTEPFVRGAGRTAGGAAPRGAGLGLALAARIVQVHDGELRLDARDEGGLTVTVRFPPPGVWSASARP, from the coding sequence GTGAGCGTCCGCCTCCGCCTCACCCTCAGCTACGCGGGGTTCCTCCTCGTCGCGGGCGGAGCGCTCATCGCCCTGCTGTTCTACGTCCTCCGCTTCGTGCCCGATGAGCAGATCGACGCGGGTGGCCCCTTCGTGCCGAGCCGCACGGACCTGATCGAGGCACTCCTCCCGCGGGTGTGGCAGGTGCTCCTCGCCCTGGCGGTGGTGGGGCTGATCGGCGGCTGGTTCCTCGCCGGGCGGATCCTGCGCCCGCTGGCGAGGATCAGCGCGGTCGCCCGGGAGGTGGCCGCCGGCTCGCTCGACCGGCGGGTCGGGCTCGGGGGCCGACCCGACGAGTTCGGCCTGCTCGCCGACGCCTTCGACTCGATGCTCGAGCGGCTGGAGCGCTCCTTCGCGGAGCAGCGGAGGTTCGCGGCGAACGCCTCGCACGAGCTGCGGACCCCGCAGGCGATCGCGCGCAGCATCCTCGACGCGGCCCTCGCCGACCCCGGGAGCGGCGACCCGGGCGAGACGCTCCGGCGCCTCGACGAGACGAACCGGCGGGGCACCGAGATCGTGGAGGCGCTGCTCGCCCTGGCGGCCCTCGACTCGTCCGAGCCGCTCCTCCGGGAGCCCGTCGACATCGCCGAGACCGCCTCCGACGTCGTCGACGAGCTGCGCCCGCTGGCCGAGGCCTCCGGGATCGTCGTGGTCGACGAGCTGGGCGAGGGCTCGTTCGACGGGCATCCGGTGCTGGTGCGGCAGCTGCTCGGCAACCTCGTGCTGAACGGCGTCCGCCACAACGTGCCGGAGGGCGGCCGGGTGGTCGTCGCGACGCGGACCGCACCCGACGGAGCGGTCGAGGTCGCGGTCGTCAACACCGGACCGGTGGTGCCCGACGCGCTGCTCGCCACGATGACCGAGCCCTTCGTGCGCGGCGCCGGACGCACCGCGGGCGGGGCGGCCCCGCGCGGCGCCGGGCTCGGGCTCGCGCTCGCCGCCCGGATCGTCCAGGTGCACGACGGCGAGCTGCGCCTCGACGCCCGCGACGAGGGCGGGCTCACGGTGACGGTGCGGTTCCCCCCTCCCGGCGTATGGTCGGCGTCTGCTCGGCCCTGA
- a CDS encoding MerR family transcriptional regulator, whose amino-acid sequence MHIGELAERTGLSLRTLRHYDEIGLVKASGRTEGGFRLYTSTDYDRLILIRRMKPLGFSLEEMAALLRVIDTLEAEGDDAPAEVRAQLDAFVAQARERREALSAQLAMADEFVELLTSR is encoded by the coding sequence ATGCACATCGGCGAGCTCGCCGAGCGGACCGGCCTCTCGCTCCGGACCCTGCGCCACTACGACGAGATCGGCCTCGTGAAGGCGTCCGGCCGCACCGAGGGCGGCTTCCGCCTCTACACGTCCACCGACTACGACCGCCTGATCCTCATCCGCCGCATGAAGCCGCTCGGCTTCTCGCTGGAGGAGATGGCCGCGCTGCTCCGCGTGATCGACACCCTCGAGGCCGAGGGCGACGACGCGCCTGCCGAGGTCCGCGCGCAGCTCGACGCCTTCGTCGCGCAGGCTCGCGAGCGCCGCGAGGCGCTGAGCGCCCAGCTCGCGATGGCCGACGAGTTCGTCGAGCTGCTCACCAGCCGCTGA
- a CDS encoding SulP family inorganic anion transporter: MALASKTPARPHAEPTVMTALRTPRILTREVLAGLVVALALIPEAISFSIIAGVDPRVGLFSSFVMAVSIAFLGGRPAMITAATGAVALVIAPVARDYGMDYFIATVILAGVFQIVLGLLGVAKLMRFIPRSVMVGFVNALAILIFSAQIPNLIGVPWLVYPLVAVGIVIMVVMPRLTKAVPAPLVAIVLITAAVVVTAVAVPTVGDQGELPRSLPELFVPDVPLTWETFTTIAPYAVAMALVGLLESLMTAKLVDDITDTPSRKTRESLGQGAANVLSGLFGGMGGCAMIGQTMINVKASGARTRISTFLAGVFLLILVVALGDLVAIIPMAALVAVMVMVSVATFDWHSIRPSTLKRMPVGETVVMIATVVVVVLTHNLAIGVVVGVLAAMVVFARRVAHFATVERTLSADGSTAHYTVTGELFFASSNDLTTQFSYAEDPAHVVIDLSGSHIWDTSTVAALDAVTTKYERHGTRAVIAGMNDASTRMHGRLAGNLGAGH; this comes from the coding sequence ATGGCCCTCGCCTCGAAGACCCCTGCCCGCCCGCACGCCGAGCCCACCGTGATGACGGCGCTGCGCACCCCCCGCATCCTGACCCGCGAGGTCCTCGCCGGCCTCGTGGTCGCGCTCGCGCTCATCCCCGAGGCGATCTCGTTCTCGATCATCGCGGGCGTGGATCCGCGGGTCGGCCTCTTCTCGTCGTTCGTGATGGCCGTGTCGATCGCGTTCCTCGGCGGACGCCCCGCGATGATCACCGCCGCCACCGGCGCCGTCGCCCTCGTGATCGCCCCCGTCGCCCGCGACTACGGGATGGACTACTTCATCGCGACGGTGATCCTCGCGGGCGTGTTCCAGATCGTGCTCGGGCTGCTCGGAGTGGCGAAGCTCATGCGCTTCATCCCCCGCAGCGTGATGGTCGGATTCGTGAACGCGCTGGCGATCCTGATCTTCTCGGCGCAGATCCCCAACCTGATCGGCGTGCCCTGGCTGGTCTACCCGCTGGTCGCCGTCGGCATCGTGATCATGGTCGTGATGCCGCGCCTGACGAAGGCCGTTCCGGCGCCTCTCGTCGCCATCGTCCTCATCACCGCGGCGGTCGTCGTCACGGCCGTCGCCGTCCCCACCGTGGGCGATCAGGGCGAGCTGCCCCGCAGCCTCCCCGAGCTGTTCGTCCCGGACGTGCCGCTGACCTGGGAGACCTTCACGACCATCGCGCCGTACGCCGTCGCGATGGCGCTCGTCGGACTCCTCGAGTCGCTGATGACCGCGAAGCTCGTCGACGACATCACCGACACCCCCTCCCGCAAGACCCGCGAGTCGCTCGGGCAGGGCGCCGCGAACGTGCTCTCCGGCCTGTTCGGCGGCATGGGCGGCTGCGCGATGATCGGCCAGACGATGATCAACGTGAAGGCGTCCGGCGCCCGCACCCGCATCTCGACCTTCCTCGCCGGCGTGTTCCTCCTGATCCTCGTCGTCGCGCTCGGCGACCTCGTCGCGATCATCCCGATGGCCGCGCTGGTCGCGGTGATGGTGATGGTGTCGGTGGCGACCTTCGACTGGCACAGCATCCGCCCGTCGACCCTGAAGCGGATGCCCGTGGGCGAGACGGTCGTCATGATCGCCACGGTCGTCGTGGTCGTCCTCACCCACAACCTGGCGATCGGAGTCGTCGTCGGCGTCCTCGCCGCCATGGTCGTCTTCGCCCGCCGGGTCGCCCACTTCGCCACCGTCGAGCGCACCCTCTCGGCCGACGGATCGACGGCCCACTACACGGTCACCGGCGAGCTGTTCTTCGCCTCCAGCAACGACCTCACCACGCAGTTCTCGTACGCGGAGGACCCCGCGCACGTCGTGATCGACCTCTCCGGCTCCCACATCTGGGACACCTCGACCGTCGCCGCGCTGGACGCCGTCACGACCAAGTACGAGCGCCACGGCACCCGCGCCGTGATCGCGGGCATGAACGACGCCTCCACCCGGATGCACGGCCGCCTCGCCGGGAACCTAGGCGCGGGGCACTGA
- a CDS encoding D-alanyl-D-alanine carboxypeptidase family protein has product MRSTFVSPHRPRRAGSAVIAASLAVVLLAALLGAASWALLSERRGSAPAAAELFSDPLGDEDGYIEEGESVSPFADDLPAIARLDPALRAAVQAAATDAAADDVPFVVTSGWRSERYQQALVDDAVREYGAEEAGRRVASVTSSAHLTGGAVDIGYTDADSWLAQHGTDYGLCQIYANEIWHFELATEPGGDCPEQLPDASAT; this is encoded by the coding sequence ATGCGCTCCACCTTCGTCTCCCCTCACCGCCCTCGCCGCGCCGGCTCCGCCGTGATCGCCGCCTCCCTGGCCGTCGTCCTGCTCGCCGCCCTCCTCGGAGCGGCGTCGTGGGCCCTCCTGAGCGAGCGGCGCGGCAGCGCGCCCGCGGCGGCCGAGCTCTTCTCCGACCCCCTCGGCGACGAGGACGGCTACATCGAGGAGGGCGAGTCGGTCTCGCCCTTCGCCGACGACCTCCCGGCGATCGCCCGCCTCGACCCCGCCCTGCGCGCGGCCGTCCAGGCCGCCGCCACGGACGCGGCCGCCGACGACGTGCCCTTCGTGGTGACCAGCGGCTGGCGCAGCGAGCGCTACCAGCAGGCGCTGGTCGACGACGCCGTCCGCGAGTACGGCGCGGAGGAGGCGGGCCGCCGCGTCGCATCCGTCACCTCCTCCGCCCACCTCACCGGCGGCGCGGTCGACATCGGCTACACGGACGCGGACAGCTGGCTCGCGCAGCACGGCACCGACTACGGGCTCTGCCAGATCTACGCGAACGAGATCTGGCACTTCGAGCTCGCCACCGAGCCGGGCGGCGACTGCCCGGAGCAGCTGCCCGACGCGAGCGCGACCTGA
- a CDS encoding response regulator transcription factor, whose protein sequence is MRVLIVEDEPYLAEAVRDGLRLEAIAADIAPDGETALEQLAVTDYDAVLLDRDLPGIPGDEVLRRIVADALPVRVLMVTAADRLDEKVRGFELGADDYITKPFALREVVMRLRAVARRPAEGAPPVLEFAGLRLDPFRREVYRGDRYVALTRKEFAVLEVLMAARGGIVSAETLLERAWDANADPFTNAVRITISSLRKRLGDPWVVRTEPGVGYGMVDPGAPAP, encoded by the coding sequence ATGCGCGTGCTGATCGTCGAGGACGAGCCCTATCTCGCCGAGGCGGTGCGCGACGGGCTGCGCCTCGAGGCGATCGCCGCCGACATCGCCCCCGACGGCGAGACGGCCCTCGAGCAGCTGGCGGTCACCGACTACGACGCCGTGCTGCTCGACCGCGACCTGCCCGGCATCCCCGGCGACGAGGTGCTGCGGCGGATCGTCGCGGACGCGCTGCCGGTGCGGGTGCTGATGGTGACCGCGGCGGACCGGCTCGACGAGAAGGTGCGCGGCTTCGAGCTCGGGGCGGACGACTACATCACCAAGCCCTTCGCCCTCCGCGAGGTGGTGATGCGCCTGCGGGCCGTCGCGCGCCGGCCGGCCGAGGGCGCGCCCCCGGTGCTGGAGTTCGCCGGGCTCCGGCTCGATCCGTTCCGCCGCGAGGTCTACCGCGGCGACCGCTACGTGGCGCTGACGCGCAAGGAGTTCGCCGTGCTCGAGGTCCTGATGGCCGCGCGCGGCGGGATCGTGAGCGCCGAGACGCTGCTCGAGCGGGCCTGGGACGCGAACGCCGATCCGTTCACCAACGCCGTCCGCATCACGATCTCCTCGCTGCGCAAGCGGCTCGGCGACCCCTGGGTCGTCCGCACCGAGCCGGGCGTCGGCTACGGGATGGTCGACCCCGGCGCCCCGGCACCGTGA